A window of the Actinobacillus genomosp. 1 genome harbors these coding sequences:
- the aroC gene encoding chorismate synthase has protein sequence MAGNSIGQLFKVTTFGESHGIALGCIVDGVPPNMALSEADIQPDLDRRKPGTSRYTTPRREDDEVQILSGVFEGKTTGTSIGLIIKNADQRSKDYGDIADKFRPGHADYTYQQKYGIRDYRGGGRSSARETAMRVAAGAIAKKYLREQFGIEVRGYLSQIGNVKINPETVADISKIDWQQVASNPFFCPDPVAAEGFDELIRELKKDGDSIGAKLTVVAENVPVGLGEPVFDRLDADLAHALMSINAVKAVEIGDGFDVVEQRGSQHRDEMTPQGFVSNHAGGILGGISSGQPIIAHLALKPTSSIMVPGRSVNLNNEQVELVTKGRHDPCVGIRAVPIAEAMTAIILLDHLLRFKAQCR, from the coding sequence ATGGCAGGCAACAGCATTGGACAACTATTTAAAGTAACCACATTCGGTGAATCGCACGGAATTGCATTAGGTTGTATCGTGGACGGTGTTCCGCCGAATATGGCACTTTCGGAAGCGGATATTCAGCCTGATTTAGACCGTCGTAAACCGGGAACTTCACGTTATACCACGCCTCGTAGAGAAGATGACGAAGTACAAATTCTTTCCGGCGTATTTGAAGGTAAAACAACCGGCACCAGTATCGGATTAATCATTAAAAACGCTGACCAGCGTTCGAAAGATTACGGCGATATTGCTGATAAATTCCGTCCGGGACATGCGGATTATACCTATCAGCAAAAATACGGTATTCGTGATTATCGTGGAGGCGGGCGTTCTTCCGCTCGTGAAACGGCAATGCGTGTTGCTGCCGGTGCGATTGCCAAAAAATATTTACGCGAGCAATTCGGTATTGAAGTACGCGGTTATTTATCACAAATCGGTAATGTGAAAATTAATCCTGAAACGGTAGCGGACATCAGCAAAATCGATTGGCAACAAGTGGCAAGCAATCCGTTTTTTTGCCCAGATCCGGTGGCGGCAGAAGGCTTTGACGAGTTGATTCGTGAGCTGAAAAAAGATGGTGATTCTATCGGAGCGAAATTAACAGTAGTTGCTGAGAACGTACCGGTCGGGCTTGGCGAGCCGGTGTTTGACCGTTTAGATGCGGATTTGGCGCATGCGTTGATGTCGATCAATGCGGTAAAGGCGGTCGAAATCGGTGACGGTTTTGACGTGGTTGAGCAACGAGGTAGCCAACATCGTGATGAAATGACGCCGCAAGGTTTTGTGTCAAATCACGCCGGCGGAATTTTAGGCGGTATCAGTTCCGGTCAGCCGATCATTGCGCATCTCGCATTGAAACCGACTTCCAGTATTATGGTACCGGGACGTTCGGTGAATTTAAATAACGAACAAGTCGAATTGGTCACTAAAGGACGCCACGATCCTTGCGTTGGTATCCGTGCAGTACCGATAGCAGAAGCGATGACAGCGATTATTTTATTGGACCATTTACTTAGATTTAAAGCACAATGCCGTTAA